In one Ananas comosus cultivar F153 linkage group 12, ASM154086v1, whole genome shotgun sequence genomic region, the following are encoded:
- the LOC109718631 gene encoding pentatricopeptide repeat-containing protein At1g80270, mitochondrial-like isoform X1, producing the protein MLALRRAANITRSPSTHRFVARAFCANLGVKNSNLKHFTERASHTDRGHASTNHFPCGRSATCLAIRNLCSQSGANTDLRQERGKVDKFADNEGNKQLLIEQEIPDDESEADEAEAVDNVLRVSNDETDFSISKKFEGKYLKPPLFKVIMEASWESLSTVLNIWVEEGNSLGRDEISVALHGLRKRQLYGKALQFVEWLETTKRLNFVDHDYAYHLDLIAKVHGVEKAERYIRRIPESFKTEAIYEALLTNYVSTNNIKKAEEVFNKIRDLSLPVTIFSCNRLLLLYKRHRRNKIADLLTMMEKENVKPSLFTYKLLIDLKGRSHDIAGMENIIETMKMNGVEPDVAARALVASHYIVGGLNDKAEKTLKEMEGEADSNNRNAFKSLLPLYAALGRADDVKRIWKLCEENPTLDEFSAVIEAWGKLGHVEEVENAFVTMLKRHKKVSSVYYNVLLNVYANHKLLTKGKELAKRMGENGCRIGPLTWDALVKLYVKAGEVEKAESILQKVVQGKKGRPLYGSYVTILEEYAKRGDIHNSEKIFRCMKMMDYLGGMAQYKLLLEAYKKAEKPAYGFRERMRSDNMYPGKQMLTQLEEVDAFKKRYISESIG; encoded by the exons ATGTTGGCGCTCCGAAGAGCAGCGAACATCACAAG GTCTCCGAGTACGCATAGATTTGTTGCTCGAGCTTTTTGTGCTAATTTGGGAGTCAAAAATAGCAACTTGAAGCATTTTACTGAGAGAGCTTCGCACACAGACAGAGGCCATGCTTCGACAAATCATTTTCCTTGTGGACGTTCGGCAACATGTCTTGCAATTCGAAACCTTTGTTCACAATCTGGAGCTAATACAG atTTAAGACAAGAACGTGGAAAAGTCGACAAATTTGCAGACAATGAGGGCAACAAACAGCTTTTGATTGAGCAAGAAATCCCCGACGATGAATCAGAAGCGGATGAGGCAGAAGCTGTAGACAATGTTCTCAGAGTATCAAATGATGAAACTGATTTTAGTATCAGCAAGAAATTCGAAGGGAAGTACCTGAAACCTCCGTTGTTTAAGGTTATAATGGAAGCTTCATGGGAGTCTCTTAGCACTGTGCTTAATATATGGGTTGAAGAAGGCAACTCATTGGGGAGGGACGAGATCTCCGTGGCCTTGCATGGCCTTCGGAAACGGCAGCTATATGGAAAGGCCTTACAG TTTGTGGAGTGGTTGGAAACAACTAAACGCCTCAACTTCGTTGACCATGATTACGCTTATCATctggacttgattgcaaaagtCCATGGCGTTGAAAAGGCCGAAAGGTACATAAGAAGGATCCCCGAATCCTTTAAGACCGAGGCAATCTACGAAGCCCTGCTAACTAATTACGTCAGTACCAACAATATCAAGAAAGCGGAAGAAGTCTTTAACAAAATAAGGGATCTTTCATTGCCTGTCACCATCTTTTCTTGCAACCGACTCTTATTGTTATATAAAAGGCATAGGCGCAACAAAATTGCAGATCTGCTTACAATGATGGAAAAGGAAAATGTTAAGCCGTCTTTGTTCACGTACAAGCTATTAATTGATTTGAAAGGCCGATCACATGATATAGCTGGTATGGAGAATATCATCGAAACAATGAAAATGAATGGTGTCGAGCCCGATGTTGCAGCTCGAGCTTTAGTGGCAAGCCACTACATAGTAGGAGGGCTTAATGATAAAGCCGAAAAAACTCTCAAGGAGATGGAAGGGGAAGCTGATAGCAATAACCGAAATGCTTTTAAGTCTCTCCTTCCCTTATATGCAGCTCTTGGAAGAGCCGATGACGTCAAGAGAATTTGGAAGCTGTGTGAGGAAAACCCTACTTTGGACGAATTCTCTGCTGTTATTGAGGCGTGGGGAAAGCTAGGGCATGTAGAGGAAGTCGAGAATGCATTTGTGACCATGTTGAAGAGACATAAAAAGGTTTCTTCTGTATACTATAATGTATTGTTAAATGTATATGCAAATCATAAGCTTCTCACTAAGGGTAAGGAATTGGCAAAAAGGATGGGGGAGAATGGGTGCAGAATTGGCCCATTGACGTGGGACGCACTTGTGAAGCTCTATGTAAAAGCCGGGGAAGTAGAAAAAGCAGAATCAATACTGCAGAAGGTTGTGCAGGGTAAGAAGGGGAGACCGCTTTATGGCTCGTATGTAACTATTTTGGAAGAGTACGCTAAGAGGGGGGATATTCATAACTCGGAAAAGATATTTCGATGTATGAAGATGATGGACTATTTAGGAGGGATGGCACAGTACAAGTTGTTGCTTGAGGCTTATAAAAAAGCCGAGAAACCGGCATATGGATTTAGAGAGAGGATGAGGTCGGATAATATGTACCCTGGCAAGCAAATGCTGACACAGTTGGAAGAAGTTGACGCATTTAAAAAGAGATATATTTCAGAATCGATTGGCTGA
- the LOC109718631 gene encoding pentatricopeptide repeat-containing protein At1g80270, mitochondrial-like isoform X2: protein MLALRRAANITRSPSTHRFVARAFCANLGVKNSNLKHFTERASHTDRGHASTNHFPCGRSATCLAIRNLCSQSGANTVDKFADNEGNKQLLIEQEIPDDESEADEAEAVDNVLRVSNDETDFSISKKFEGKYLKPPLFKVIMEASWESLSTVLNIWVEEGNSLGRDEISVALHGLRKRQLYGKALQFVEWLETTKRLNFVDHDYAYHLDLIAKVHGVEKAERYIRRIPESFKTEAIYEALLTNYVSTNNIKKAEEVFNKIRDLSLPVTIFSCNRLLLLYKRHRRNKIADLLTMMEKENVKPSLFTYKLLIDLKGRSHDIAGMENIIETMKMNGVEPDVAARALVASHYIVGGLNDKAEKTLKEMEGEADSNNRNAFKSLLPLYAALGRADDVKRIWKLCEENPTLDEFSAVIEAWGKLGHVEEVENAFVTMLKRHKKVSSVYYNVLLNVYANHKLLTKGKELAKRMGENGCRIGPLTWDALVKLYVKAGEVEKAESILQKVVQGKKGRPLYGSYVTILEEYAKRGDIHNSEKIFRCMKMMDYLGGMAQYKLLLEAYKKAEKPAYGFRERMRSDNMYPGKQMLTQLEEVDAFKKRYISESIG, encoded by the exons ATGTTGGCGCTCCGAAGAGCAGCGAACATCACAAG GTCTCCGAGTACGCATAGATTTGTTGCTCGAGCTTTTTGTGCTAATTTGGGAGTCAAAAATAGCAACTTGAAGCATTTTACTGAGAGAGCTTCGCACACAGACAGAGGCCATGCTTCGACAAATCATTTTCCTTGTGGACGTTCGGCAACATGTCTTGCAATTCGAAACCTTTGTTCACAATCTGGAGCTAATACAG TCGACAAATTTGCAGACAATGAGGGCAACAAACAGCTTTTGATTGAGCAAGAAATCCCCGACGATGAATCAGAAGCGGATGAGGCAGAAGCTGTAGACAATGTTCTCAGAGTATCAAATGATGAAACTGATTTTAGTATCAGCAAGAAATTCGAAGGGAAGTACCTGAAACCTCCGTTGTTTAAGGTTATAATGGAAGCTTCATGGGAGTCTCTTAGCACTGTGCTTAATATATGGGTTGAAGAAGGCAACTCATTGGGGAGGGACGAGATCTCCGTGGCCTTGCATGGCCTTCGGAAACGGCAGCTATATGGAAAGGCCTTACAG TTTGTGGAGTGGTTGGAAACAACTAAACGCCTCAACTTCGTTGACCATGATTACGCTTATCATctggacttgattgcaaaagtCCATGGCGTTGAAAAGGCCGAAAGGTACATAAGAAGGATCCCCGAATCCTTTAAGACCGAGGCAATCTACGAAGCCCTGCTAACTAATTACGTCAGTACCAACAATATCAAGAAAGCGGAAGAAGTCTTTAACAAAATAAGGGATCTTTCATTGCCTGTCACCATCTTTTCTTGCAACCGACTCTTATTGTTATATAAAAGGCATAGGCGCAACAAAATTGCAGATCTGCTTACAATGATGGAAAAGGAAAATGTTAAGCCGTCTTTGTTCACGTACAAGCTATTAATTGATTTGAAAGGCCGATCACATGATATAGCTGGTATGGAGAATATCATCGAAACAATGAAAATGAATGGTGTCGAGCCCGATGTTGCAGCTCGAGCTTTAGTGGCAAGCCACTACATAGTAGGAGGGCTTAATGATAAAGCCGAAAAAACTCTCAAGGAGATGGAAGGGGAAGCTGATAGCAATAACCGAAATGCTTTTAAGTCTCTCCTTCCCTTATATGCAGCTCTTGGAAGAGCCGATGACGTCAAGAGAATTTGGAAGCTGTGTGAGGAAAACCCTACTTTGGACGAATTCTCTGCTGTTATTGAGGCGTGGGGAAAGCTAGGGCATGTAGAGGAAGTCGAGAATGCATTTGTGACCATGTTGAAGAGACATAAAAAGGTTTCTTCTGTATACTATAATGTATTGTTAAATGTATATGCAAATCATAAGCTTCTCACTAAGGGTAAGGAATTGGCAAAAAGGATGGGGGAGAATGGGTGCAGAATTGGCCCATTGACGTGGGACGCACTTGTGAAGCTCTATGTAAAAGCCGGGGAAGTAGAAAAAGCAGAATCAATACTGCAGAAGGTTGTGCAGGGTAAGAAGGGGAGACCGCTTTATGGCTCGTATGTAACTATTTTGGAAGAGTACGCTAAGAGGGGGGATATTCATAACTCGGAAAAGATATTTCGATGTATGAAGATGATGGACTATTTAGGAGGGATGGCACAGTACAAGTTGTTGCTTGAGGCTTATAAAAAAGCCGAGAAACCGGCATATGGATTTAGAGAGAGGATGAGGTCGGATAATATGTACCCTGGCAAGCAAATGCTGACACAGTTGGAAGAAGTTGACGCATTTAAAAAGAGATATATTTCAGAATCGATTGGCTGA
- the LOC109718631 gene encoding pentatricopeptide repeat-containing protein At1g80270, mitochondrial-like isoform X3: protein MLALRRAANITRSPSTHRFVARAFCANLGVKNSNLKHFTERASHTDRGHASTNHFPCGRSATCLAIRNLCSQSGANTDNEGNKQLLIEQEIPDDESEADEAEAVDNVLRVSNDETDFSISKKFEGKYLKPPLFKVIMEASWESLSTVLNIWVEEGNSLGRDEISVALHGLRKRQLYGKALQFVEWLETTKRLNFVDHDYAYHLDLIAKVHGVEKAERYIRRIPESFKTEAIYEALLTNYVSTNNIKKAEEVFNKIRDLSLPVTIFSCNRLLLLYKRHRRNKIADLLTMMEKENVKPSLFTYKLLIDLKGRSHDIAGMENIIETMKMNGVEPDVAARALVASHYIVGGLNDKAEKTLKEMEGEADSNNRNAFKSLLPLYAALGRADDVKRIWKLCEENPTLDEFSAVIEAWGKLGHVEEVENAFVTMLKRHKKVSSVYYNVLLNVYANHKLLTKGKELAKRMGENGCRIGPLTWDALVKLYVKAGEVEKAESILQKVVQGKKGRPLYGSYVTILEEYAKRGDIHNSEKIFRCMKMMDYLGGMAQYKLLLEAYKKAEKPAYGFRERMRSDNMYPGKQMLTQLEEVDAFKKRYISESIG, encoded by the exons ATGTTGGCGCTCCGAAGAGCAGCGAACATCACAAG GTCTCCGAGTACGCATAGATTTGTTGCTCGAGCTTTTTGTGCTAATTTGGGAGTCAAAAATAGCAACTTGAAGCATTTTACTGAGAGAGCTTCGCACACAGACAGAGGCCATGCTTCGACAAATCATTTTCCTTGTGGACGTTCGGCAACATGTCTTGCAATTCGAAACCTTTGTTCACAATCTGGAGCTAATACAG ACAATGAGGGCAACAAACAGCTTTTGATTGAGCAAGAAATCCCCGACGATGAATCAGAAGCGGATGAGGCAGAAGCTGTAGACAATGTTCTCAGAGTATCAAATGATGAAACTGATTTTAGTATCAGCAAGAAATTCGAAGGGAAGTACCTGAAACCTCCGTTGTTTAAGGTTATAATGGAAGCTTCATGGGAGTCTCTTAGCACTGTGCTTAATATATGGGTTGAAGAAGGCAACTCATTGGGGAGGGACGAGATCTCCGTGGCCTTGCATGGCCTTCGGAAACGGCAGCTATATGGAAAGGCCTTACAG TTTGTGGAGTGGTTGGAAACAACTAAACGCCTCAACTTCGTTGACCATGATTACGCTTATCATctggacttgattgcaaaagtCCATGGCGTTGAAAAGGCCGAAAGGTACATAAGAAGGATCCCCGAATCCTTTAAGACCGAGGCAATCTACGAAGCCCTGCTAACTAATTACGTCAGTACCAACAATATCAAGAAAGCGGAAGAAGTCTTTAACAAAATAAGGGATCTTTCATTGCCTGTCACCATCTTTTCTTGCAACCGACTCTTATTGTTATATAAAAGGCATAGGCGCAACAAAATTGCAGATCTGCTTACAATGATGGAAAAGGAAAATGTTAAGCCGTCTTTGTTCACGTACAAGCTATTAATTGATTTGAAAGGCCGATCACATGATATAGCTGGTATGGAGAATATCATCGAAACAATGAAAATGAATGGTGTCGAGCCCGATGTTGCAGCTCGAGCTTTAGTGGCAAGCCACTACATAGTAGGAGGGCTTAATGATAAAGCCGAAAAAACTCTCAAGGAGATGGAAGGGGAAGCTGATAGCAATAACCGAAATGCTTTTAAGTCTCTCCTTCCCTTATATGCAGCTCTTGGAAGAGCCGATGACGTCAAGAGAATTTGGAAGCTGTGTGAGGAAAACCCTACTTTGGACGAATTCTCTGCTGTTATTGAGGCGTGGGGAAAGCTAGGGCATGTAGAGGAAGTCGAGAATGCATTTGTGACCATGTTGAAGAGACATAAAAAGGTTTCTTCTGTATACTATAATGTATTGTTAAATGTATATGCAAATCATAAGCTTCTCACTAAGGGTAAGGAATTGGCAAAAAGGATGGGGGAGAATGGGTGCAGAATTGGCCCATTGACGTGGGACGCACTTGTGAAGCTCTATGTAAAAGCCGGGGAAGTAGAAAAAGCAGAATCAATACTGCAGAAGGTTGTGCAGGGTAAGAAGGGGAGACCGCTTTATGGCTCGTATGTAACTATTTTGGAAGAGTACGCTAAGAGGGGGGATATTCATAACTCGGAAAAGATATTTCGATGTATGAAGATGATGGACTATTTAGGAGGGATGGCACAGTACAAGTTGTTGCTTGAGGCTTATAAAAAAGCCGAGAAACCGGCATATGGATTTAGAGAGAGGATGAGGTCGGATAATATGTACCCTGGCAAGCAAATGCTGACACAGTTGGAAGAAGTTGACGCATTTAAAAAGAGATATATTTCAGAATCGATTGGCTGA
- the LOC109718423 gene encoding protein MIZU-KUSSEI 1-like produces the protein MAGVRWRWETITSSVSSGHPQTGSQGCRRCESSALFTRSTAFAMQEVFVDLHAARPTAKIAPSGRSAPSSIPLSLRPPVPPPLPPFRAAPGPSRTPSSASSRTTGTLFGHRKARIALAIQDTPQSPSPSLLLELAVPTGKFMQEMAADHLRVALECDKRNLPDISDGAAVGPSRLLDEPLWTAYVNGRKAGYAVRRDPTDGDLAVARLLRTVSAGAGVLPADVVGDGREGEGDLAYMRAHFDRVVGGKDSESFYMLNPDGNNGPELSIFFVRI, from the exons ATGGCGGGGGTGCGGTGGCGGTGGGAGACGATAACCTCGTCGGTCTCGAGTGGCCATCCACAGACGGGCAGCCAGGGATGTCGGCGGTGCGAGTCTTCAGCTCTCTTCACTCGCTCCACTGCCTTCGCCATGCAAGAAGTCTTTGTCGACCTGCACG CCGCGCGCCCCACGGCCAAGATAGCACCCTCCGGGCGGTCCGCTCCTTCTTCGATCCCTCTCAGTCTCCGCCCTCCCGTGCCGCCTCCCCTCCCTCCCTTCCGCGCCGCCCCCGGCCCCTCCCGcaccccctcctccgcctcctcccgcACCACCGGCACCCTCTTCGGCCACCGCAAGGCCCGCATCGCCCTCGCGATCCAGGACACTCCCCAGagcccctccccctccctcctcctcgagctcgcCGTCCCCACCGGCAAGTTCATGCAGGAGATGGCCGCCGACCACCTCCGCGTCGCCCTCGAGTGCGACAAGAGGAACCTTCCGGACATTTCCGACGGCGCCGCCGTGGGCCCCAGCCGCCTGCTGGACGAGCCGCTGTGGACGGCGTACGTCAACGGGCGGAAGGCCGGGTACGCGGTGCGCCGCGACCCCACCGACGGCGACCTCGCCGTCGCGCGCCTCCTCCGGACGGTTTCCGCGGGGGCTGGAGTGCTCCCCGCTGACGTTGTCGGCGACGGCCGGGAAGGAGAGGGGGACTTGGCCTACATGCGCGCGCATTTTGACCGGGTCGTTGGCGGGAAAGACTCGGAGTCGTTTTATATGCTCAACCCGGACGGGAATAACGGTCCGGAGCTTAGCATTTTCTTTGTTAGGATATga